A window of Mercenaria mercenaria strain notata chromosome 16, MADL_Memer_1, whole genome shotgun sequence contains these coding sequences:
- the LOC123540412 gene encoding uncharacterized protein LOC123540412 — protein MKIILLFAACSFVVNGRTHENGQNKRDLILKALTNIGSQDMHFPEQMVVRPESQWFENGLNGKIEQIQIVLGILMENLEAFKEEDGNDEEQTGGLHTAINNLYGEILNLNITLTDATRSQVLLQNPLWKIVNKLDQIHGDEFTNNFWNALFASGDMMEEPVTAEEDETTGNEYTNPSPSQKLSQMTKTLKNITALARIIVGEGKVSKSLLDAILTALDVISPETTTTTTVWTTTWDFGSETATNPPTTEEQDTTLEPTHSPQTTPEPTESAQTTPKTTESQQTTSQPTSSTESSVVRRENLLKRRLIDLLLKKMTASKRENNPPY, from the exons ATGAAAATTATCTTGTTATTTGCGGCTTGCAGCTTCGTAGTAAATGGACGAACTCACGAAAATGGCCAAAACAAAAGagattt GATATTAAAAGCTTTGACCAATATTGGAAGCCAAGACATGCACTTTCCCGAGCAAATGGTGGTCCGCCCGGAAAGCCAatggtttgaaaatgggttaaaCGGAAAGATTGAACAAATACAGATTGTTCTTGGAATTTTGATGGAAAACCTGGAAGCCTTCAAAG AAGAAGATGGTAATGATGAAGAACAAACAGGTGGTCTACATACTGCAATTAATAACCTATATGGCGAAATTCTAAACCTGAATATAACGCTGACCGATG CTACTAGATCACAAGTATTATTACAAAACCCACTGTGGAAAATCGTCAACAAACTTGATCAGATACATGGAGATGAATTTACTAACAATTTCTGGAATGCCCTCTTCGCAAGTg GCGATATGATGGAAGAACCAGTCACAGCAGAGGAAGACGAAACTACTGGGAATGAGTACACTAACCCGAGCCCTAGCCAAAAGCTCTCGCAAATgactaaaacattgaaaaatattacagCCTTGGCAAGAATTATAG TTGGCGAGGGAAAAGTTTCAAAAAGCTTGTTGGATGCTATATTGACTGCGCTAGACGTGATAAGTCCAG AGACCACGACTACGACAACAGTATGGACGACAACATGGGACTTTGGTAGTGAAACAGCCACCAACCCACCGACTACTGAAGAACAAGACACTACACTAGAACCTACACATAGTCCACAAACTACACCAGAACCTACAGAGAGTGCACAAACTACGCCAAAAACAACGGAGAGTCAGCAAACTACATCACAGCCTACGTCATCAACAGAAAGTTCAGTGGTTCGGAGGGAGAACCTTCTCAAACGTCGGCTGATAGATCTGTTACTGAAAAAG aTGACGGcttcaaaaagagaaaataatccGCCATATTAA